The Hemicordylus capensis ecotype Gifberg chromosome 6, rHemCap1.1.pri, whole genome shotgun sequence genome window below encodes:
- the ZNF668 gene encoding zinc finger protein 668 encodes MELQRKGKANRQRREQATSSPKMAEAEEEEVGVEVKLEEEEEEEEEEEEAGYIQSGRRYKCLTCSKTFPSVPRVLRHLKSHSASSGDGLVSKLTCPSCRKEFPDRGQLRKHQLSHQTERPYQCQLCAKAYKTAPELRNHGRSHSGEKPFVCQECGKAFMQPVCLRVHMARHTGDLPFRCQQCHKGYGTLSKLKIHQRSHTGEKPYSCGECGKRFADPSVFRKHRRTHAGLRPYQCKVCHKTYAELKDLKNHERSHTGERPFLCQDCGKAFSRSSSLACHQRIHAANKPYCCNLCGKGFTQLSSYQSHQRTHSGEKPFLCPQCGRMFSDPSSFRRHQRAHQGLKPYACDKCGKAFRQPADLAMHQRIHTGERPHKCSQCDKSFVASWDLKRHLLVHSGQRPHQCGECGKSFAERASLTKHYRVHSGERPFKCGRCGKAFVVSSSLRKHERTHSNENNDNKPAPFSNQDPPPGDQSAIVVATVVPACGECGEAFSSTQELRRHERQFHPGLRPFPCPECGKGFSDRAGLRKHERIHSGIRPHACPHCSKAFLSASDLRKHLKTHGALENRVPEDTMVTATITTYEPLMPAHIHHHHHDDGMETDKESPSDCLQEALTEPT; translated from the exons ATGGAACTGCAGAGGAAGGGAAAAGCAAATAGACAAAGGAGAGAGCAG GCAACATCCTCTCCAAAGATGGCtgaggcagaagaagaagaagttggcgTGGAGgtgaagctggaggaggaggaggaggaggaggaggaggaagaagaggctgGCTACATCCAGTCTGGCCGGCGCTACAAGTGCCTGACGTGCAGCAAGACCTTCCCCAGTGTGCCCCGTGTGTTGCGTCATCTGAAGTCCCACTCGGCCAGTTCCGGCGACGGCTTAGTTAGCAAGCTCACTTGCCCCAGCTGCAGAAAGGAGTTCCCCGACCGCGGCCAGCTCCGCAAACATCAGCTCAGCCACCAGACTGAGCGGCCATACCAGTGCCAACTCTGCGCAAAGGCCTACAAGACGGCCCCTGAGCTGCGCAACCACGGCCGCAGTCACAGCGGTGAGAAGCCTTTTGTGTGCCAAGAATGCGGCAAGGCCTTCATGCAGCCCGTCTGCCTCCGGGTCCATATGGCCCGGCACACAGGAGACCTGCCGTTCCGTTGCCAGCAGTGCCATAAAGGGTATGGCACCCTCTCCAAGCTGAAGATCCACCAGCGCTCCCACACAGGTGAGAAGCCGTATTCCTGTGGCGAGTGCGGGAAGCGCTTTGCCGACCCCTCGGTGTTCCGGAAGCACCGCCGCACCCATGCGGGCCTGCGCCCCTACCAGTGCAAGGTCTGCCACAAGACCTACGCTGAGCTCAAGGACCTCAAAAACCATGAGCGTTCGCACACCGGCGAGCGGCCCTTCCTGTGCCAGGACTGTGGGAAGGCCTTCTCCCGCTCGTCTTCACTCGCCTGCCACCAGCGCATCCATGCCGCCAACAAGCCGTACTGTTGCAACCTCTGTGGCAAAGGGTTcacccagctctcctcctaccagAGCCACCAGCGCACCCACTCTGGGGAGAAGCCTTTCCTCTGCCCGCAGTGTGGGCGCATGTTCAGTGACCCCTCCAGCTTCCGCAGGCATCAGCGAGCCCACCAGGGCCTCAAACCGTACGCCTGCGACAAGTGTGGGAAGGCTTTCCGCCAGCCGGCCGACCTGGCCATGCACCAGCGCATCCACACGGGCGAGAGGCCTCACAAGTGCTCCCAGTGTGACAAGAGCTTTGTGGCCTCGTGGGACCTCAAGCGCCACCTGCTGGTGCATTCGGGGCAACGCCCCCACCAGTGTGGGGAGTGCGGCAAGAGTTTTGCCGAGCGGGCCAGCCTCACGAAGCACTATCGTGTCCACTCTGGTGAGCGGCCCTTCAAGTGTGGCCGCTGCGGCAAGGCCTTTGTGGTGTCCTCCAGCCTGAGGAAACACGAGCGCACCCACAGCAACGAGAACAATGACAACAAGCCAGCACCCTTCAGCAACCAAGACCCACCACCCGGTGACCAGTCGGCCATTGTTGTTGCCACTGTGGTGCCTGCGTGTGGCGAGTGCGGTGAAGCTTTTTCTTCTACCCAGGAGCTGCGCCGCCACGAGCGGCAGTTCCACCCTGGCCTGCGCCCATTTCCATGCCCAGAGTGTGGCAAAGGTTTCTCGGACCGAGCTGGGCTGCGTAAACACGAGCGTATCCACTCGGGGATCCGTCCCCATGCCTGTCCTCACTGTTCGAAGGCTTTCCTGAGCGCCTCTGACCTGCGCAAGCACCTCAAGACACACGGGGCCCTTGAAAACAGGGTCCCTGAGGACACCATGGTGACTGCTACCATAACGACCTATGAGCCGCTCATGCCCGCCCAtatccaccaccatcaccatgacGACGGGATGGAGACTGACAAGGAGTCCCCATCGGACTGTCTGCAGGAAGCTCTCACTGAACCCACTTAA
- the ZNF646 gene encoding zinc finger protein 646 translates to MAEGDACEQSAGPEERPYKCKQCPRSYRHAGSLVNHRRTHEVGLFRCLLCQKDFSNPMALKSHLRTHTEEKRYKCQDCGRAFRASSQLSSHRCAAPASQEEEGSNGGGYAFPRGQDTSSSDAETCSGMESGGSGSLLTNLEKYIAESVVPADLSQQFPIKMEVEEEEALQAHQGEKEVGLGGALVDERRYKCNQCDKAYKHAGSLTNHKQSHTLGVYQCAMCFKEFSNLMALKSHARLHSEYRPYKCRFCHKAFRLPSELLSHQKAHDQEERETTVLPAWEASERGIWEEDSIETSAKLDIYQPPPMGTGLGDAVPCSLKDTSKVGGGERCNPDGELCVHCGGTFADEEELKGHSCLCPEEAEEEEEEEEEESSTPSQPAASFNGAWDASLKVEENNAAYEERPFRCGDCGRTYRHAGSLINHKKSHQIGVYSCSVCAKQLFNLAALKNHLRVHLKSKFGSPAPEEASQHPSVISDLCREEISPGEPGGCHVQPLDVWAGASCPKEEEDRGAGEEERPYRCEDCGRSYRHRGSLVNHRHTHQTGVFQCSICPKQYSNLMALRNHVRVHLRAVRMSGKEQGGGLTCSSCGESFEEEAEFQLHQLRHLPYTEDIEAAVVARLGGFHLQEADLLQAIRQDVEALENGAAVAEDVLPSSEAAHVCSQCGMTFASVAGLQHHTLQHSSQGGWPEGTTERTESPVLIQRLYGCDLCGKSYRHSGSLINHKQTHQTGDFSCSLCSKHFQNVASLKSHLRGHQKPRRAQLGTAVMASEGEDAESGTAVPEVMLLGEEFKDSYDVQDENGLVNGWESQSNTPSLSPGESEELPYLCEQCGLGFDQANSLLIHKQTHQLGIYQCSLCPKEYSSLLALKNHFHGHARAAASGQGSSSEEGSVEEQPFLCSLCGMIFPSEEDLQQHHSLSHEEGETQEGPGQDAAMKSEAEAQLAEAADQDEGQLLSHICGYCGQTFDDMASLEEHSEGHQEEKAAALADTSMQLRRAPRLEEDQPPPPPVEMPAGASEPLDSRPYACGQCGKTYRHGGSLVNHKKIHQIGDYQCGVCCRQYPNLSAYRNHLRNHPRCKLNGSVPEIRQPIPAERGGGLSSFAYEILKQEPLQGSATVAQEEKDPLDMSSVMAPGSEERLGQGEVLNASQSEGRKIQVREVCGEGYEEKAALEAHQGLHFVKEEEKAAKEEEVAGGEENGVPSAEEEGSPLERPFQCDVCGRSYKHAGSLINHKQTHKTGLFHCSVCQKQFYNLMALKNHNRTHFETKRYRCPECPKAFRLQKQLASHQRVHRDRKRDPSSHPLRKPAHPKRLGKTENSSHPLNATRHRLDPEERPYGCGECGRTYRHAGSLLNHQKSHKIGHFACPLCSKTYPNLMSLKNHQRIHYEVKRHRCLDCGKAFKWQRQLLRHQRRPHPCGRSPLGPECERDKAAPQKEQGSGHAEAPIGPFRCPLCPKQFPNHTALKNHSRVHAKKRFECSECGKAYRASKDLLRHLRRHQAEEVADVAEGSCSLPSSVAANEPLEEEERPYKCNSCERTYRHAGSLLNHKKAHATGLYHCPTCQKECYNLLALKNHLHIHTDKKRHRCPRCGKAFRTARRLATHSKGHGRPKEDGPFACTVCSKTFSHQLGFRQHQLLHAKDGGHPATGSVAAGEGS, encoded by the coding sequence ATGGCTGAGGGGGACGCCTGCGAACAGTCCGCTGGGCCGGAGGAGCGTCCGTACAAGTGCAAGCAGTGCCCGCGGAGCTACCGCCACGCTGGCAGCCTGGTGAACCACCGCCGCACCCACGAGGTGGGCCTCTTCCGTTGCCTGCTGTGCCAGAAGGACTTCTCCAACCCCATGGCCCTCAAGAGCCACCTCCGCACCCACACGGAAGAGAAGCGCTACAAATGCCAGGACTGTGGCCGGGCCTTCCGGGCCTCCTCCCAGTTGAGCAGCCACCGCTGTGCAGCTCCCGCCAGCCAGGAGGAAGAGGGCAGTAATGGCGGGGGCTATGCCTTCCCCAGGGGGCAAGACACCTCTTCGTCAGATGCTGAGACCTGTTCTGGGATGGAAAGTGGTGGCAGCGGGAGCCTGCTGACCAACCTGGAGAAGTACATTGCTGAATCCGTGGTCCCGGCTGACCTTTCTCAGCAGTTCCCCATCAAGATGGAAGTGGAGGAAGAAGAGGCGCTTCAGGCACACcagggggagaaggaggtgggTCTTGGAGGCGCCCTTGTGGACGAACGACGCTACAAGTGCAATCAGTGTGACAAGGCATACAAACACGCTGGCAGTCTGACCAATCACAAACAGAGCCACACACTGGGCGTTTACCAATGTGCCATGTGCTTCAAGGAATTCTCCAACCTCATGGCACTCAAAAGCCACGCTCGCCTCCACTCGGAGTATCGGCCCTACAAATGCCGGTTTTGCCACAAAGCCTTCCGGCTGCCCTCTGAGCTGCTGAGCCACCAGAAGGCTCACgaccaggaagagagggagacaACGGTCTTGCCAGCTTGGGAGGCCTCGGAACGTGGAATCTGGGAGGAGGACTCCATAGAGACCTCGGCGAAGCTAGATATCTACCAGCCTCCTCCAATGGGCACCGGCTTGGGAGACGCTGTCCCTTGTAGCCTCAAAGATACCTCCAAGGTGGGAGGTGGCGAACGCTGTAACCCAGATGGAGAGCTTTGTGTCCATTGTGGTGGGACCTTtgctgatgaggaggagctgaaGGGCCACAGCTGCCTCTGTccagaggaggcagaggaggaggaggaggaagaggaggaggaaagcagcacCCCCTCGCAGCCAGCAGCCAGCTTTAATGGGGCATGGGACGCTAGTTTGAAAGTGGAGGAGAACAATGCTGCTTATGAGGAGCGGCCCTTCCGCTGCGGGGATTGTGGCAGGACTTACCGGCATGCAGGGAGCCTCATTAACCACAAGAAGAGCCACCAGATAGGGGTGTACAGCTGTAGCGTCTGTGCCAAGCAGCTCTTCAACCTGGCTGCCTTGAAGAACCACTTGCGAGTCCACCTCAAATCCAAGTTTGGCTCACCGGCACCAGAGGAGGCCTCCCAGCATCCATCCGTTATCTCAGACCTATGCAGAGAAGAAATCAGCCCTGGGGAACCCGGAGGCTGCCATGTGCAGCCACTGGATGTCTGGGCAGGAGCTTCCTGtccaaaggaggaggaagacaggggCGCCGGGGAGGAAGAGCGGCCCTATCGATGCGAGGACTGTGGGCGGAGTTACCGGCATCGGGGCAGTCTGGTGAACCACCGCCACACCCACCAGACGGGGGTCTTCCAGTGCTCCATCTGCCCCAAACAGTATTCCAACCTCATGGCGCTCCGGAATCACGTCCGTGTGCATTTGCGGGCAGTGCGCATGAGTGGCAAGGAGCAAGGAGGCGGCTTGACttgcagtagctgtggggagagCTTTGAGGAGGAAGCTGAATTCCAGCTGCATCAGCTGCGCCACCTACCCTATACGGAGGACATCGAGGCGGCTGTCGTTGCTCGACTTGGTGGATTTCACCTGCAAGAGGCCGATCTTCTCCAGGCTATCCGGCAGGACGTGGAAGCTCTGGAGAATGGGGCGGCTGTGGCTGAGGACGTCCTTCCCTCTTCTGAGGCGGCACACGTTTGCAGCCAGTGTGGGATGACCTTTGCCAGCGTGGCCGGCCTGCAGCATCACACCTTGCAGCACAGCAGCCAAGGGGGATGGCCGGAAGGGACGACCGAGAGGACAGAGTCCCCCGTCCTCATCCAGCGACTCTATGGGTGCGACCTCTGTGGCAAATCATACCGGCATTCCGGGAGCCTGATCAACCACAAGCAGACTCACCAGACGGGAGACTTCAGCTGCTCGCTTTGCAGCAAGCATTTCCAGAATGTGGCCTCGCTCAAGAGCCACTTGCGTGGGCATCAGAAACCCAGGAGGGCACAGTTGGGCACGGCTGTGATGGCAAGCGAGGGCGAGGATGCTGAAAGTGGAACTGCTGTGCCTGAGGTGATGCTCTTGGGGGAAGAGTTCAAAGACAGTTATGATGTCCAAGACGAAAATGGCCTAGTGAATGGCTGGGAGTCCCAGTCAAACACTCCCTCTCTGTCGCCCGGTGAATCTGAGGAGCTTCCTTACCTGTGCGAGCAGTGTGGGCTGGGTTTCGACCAGGCCAACAGCTTGCTGATCCACAAGCAGACTCATCAGCTTGGCATCTACCAGTGCTCCCTCTGCCCTAAAGAGTATTCCAGCCTTCTGGCCCTGAAGAACCACTTCCACGGGCACGCCAGGGCTGCCGCTTCTGGCCAGGGCAGCTCCAGTGAAGAAGGCAGTGTGGAGGAGCAGCCCTTCCTCTGCAGCCTCTGTGGCATGATCTTTCCCAGTGAGGAAGACCTCCAGCAGCATCACAGCCTGTCGCACGAAGAGGGTGAAACCCAGGAAGGCCCGGGACAGGATGCCGCGATGAAAAGCGAGGCCGAGGCCCAGTTGGCAGAGGCGGCAGATCAAGACGAGgggcagctcctctctcacatCTGTGGCTATTGTGGCCAAACGTTTGATGATATGGCCAGCTTGGAGGAGCACAGTGAAGGACATCAGGAGGAGAAGGCTGCTGCCCTCGCTGACACTTCCATGCAGCTCCGACGGGCTCCTCGGCTGGAGGAGGACCAGCCTCCCCCGCCACCAGTGGAAATGCCAGCTGGTGCCAGTGAACCTCTGGACAGCCGGCCGTATGCCTGTGGCCAATGTGGCAAGACCTATCGGCATGGAGGCAGCTTGGTCAATCACAAGAAGATCCACCAGATTGGAGACTACCAGTGTGGTGTCTGCTGCCGCCAGTACCCCAATCTGTCTGCCTACCGGAACCACCTCCGGAACCACCCTAGATGCAAGCTGAATGGCAGCGTGCCAGAAATCCGGCAACCTATCCCTGCCGAAAGAGGAGGTGGGCTGTCGTCTTTTGCTTATGAGATTTTGAAGCAAGAGCCCCTTCAGGGCAGCGCTACAGTGGCTCAGGAGGAGAAGGATCCACTGGACATGTCCTCCGTAATGGCTCCTGGTAGCGAAGAAAGATTGGGACAAGGAGAAGTGTTGAATGCTAGCCAGTCTGAGGGCAGAAAGATCCAGGTGCGtgaagtgtgtggggaggggtacGAGGAGAAAGCTGCACTGGAGGCCCATCAGGGTCTTCATTTtgtgaaagaggaggagaaagcggCAAAAGAGGAGGAagtagcaggaggagaggaaaatgGCGTCCCCAGTGCTGAAGAGGAGGGCTCCCCATTGGAGCGCCCCTTCCAGTGTGATGTTTGTGGACGCAGCTACAAGCATGCAGGCAGCCTGATCAACCACAAGCAGACTCACAAGACAGGTCTCTTCCATTGCAGTGTCTGCCAGAAGCAGTTCTACAACCTCATGGCCCTCAAGAACCACAATCGCACCCACTTTGAAACCAAACGCTACCGCTGCCCAGAGTGCCCCAAGGCCTTCCGGCTCCAGAAGCAACTGGCTAGCCACCAGCGGGTACACCGTGACCGGAAACGAGATCCCTCATCCCATCCTCTCAGGAAGCCTGCTCACCCCAAGCGGCTTGGCAAGACAGAGAATTCAAGCCACCCTCTGAATGCCACGAGACATCGCCTCGATCCCGAAGAACGCCCGTATGGGTGTGGGGAGTGTGGGCGCACATACCGCCATGCGGGCAGCCTTCTCAACCatcagaagagccacaaaattggGCACTTTGCCTGCCCCTTGTGCAGCAAGACCTATCCCAACCTCATGTCCCTCAAAAACCATCAGCGTATCCATTACGAAGTCAAACGCCACCGTTGTCTGGATTGTGGCAAGGCCTTCAAGTGGCAACGGCAACTGCTGAGGCACCAGCGCCGGCCCCATCCTTGTGGCAGGAGCCCTCTGGGGCCAGAATGTGAAAGGGACAAAGCAGCTCCTCAAAAGGAGCAGGGGAGTGGCCATGCGGAGGCTCCTATTGGTCCTTTCCGGTGTCCTCTGTGCCCTAAGCAGTTTCCCAACCACACGGCTTTAAAGAACCACAGCCGCGTGCATGCAAAAAAACGCTTTGAGTGCTCTGAGTGTGGCAAGGCTTACCGGGCCTCTAAGGATTTGCTGCGCCACCTGAGGAGACACCAAGCTGAGGAGGTGGCGGATGTTGCTGAAGGCAGCTGCTCCCTGCCCTCTTCAGTGGCAGCCAATGagcccctggaggaggaggagcggcccTACAAGTGTAACAGTTGCGAGCGGACGTACCGGCATGCCGGCAGCCTCCTCAACCACAAGAAGGCCCACGCCACGGGCCTCTACCACTGCCCCACCTGCCAGAAGGAGTGCTACAACCTCCTGGCCCTCAAAAACCACCTTCACATTCACACGGACAAGAAGCGCCACCGGTGCCCGCGTTGTGGCAAAGCCTTCCGGACTGCCAGGCGCTTGGCCACCCACAGCAAGGGGCATGGCCGGCCCAAGGAGGATGGACCTTTTGCCTGCACGGTCTGCTCCAAGACGTTCTCCCATCAGCTCGGCTTCCGGCAGCACCAGCTATTGCATGCCAAGGACGGTGGGCACCCTGCCACTGGGAGTGTGGCCGCAGGGGAAGGAAGCTGA